TTCCTATTCCATTGTTACTATTGTATATTTCGTTATACATTAATTCATAAAATTGTTTTATATCATCAATATCTATTGCTTCCAATTTATTATCGTATATTATTGGATATACTTTATTATCTTTTATTTCGAATATTATATTTCCTTTCTTATTCTCAGAAATAATACTTTTAACAGTAAAAATACTATCATTTACAATTTCTAACTTACAATTAACAAGCTTCAATTGTTTGTTTACCATCAGATATAATAGTGCATATAATTCTGACCACTACCCTTTATTAAATGCCATACTTTTCTCCTTCTTATTATATTATATATAATCTAAAACCTTTACCATATATTCAGCCATACTTTCAACAACTGGTATACATACAGAATTACCAAATAGCTTGTATTGTTGTGCATTACTTATTGTATTTGGAAAAGAGAAATTATCAATTCCATTTTCTACAAATCCATAATTAATAAATCCTTGTAATTTTCCCCACTCACTAGGTGTCATATATCTAATTCCCTCATCATTTAATTTTCCCTTTTTTACGCTAACATTTTCTAAGCCAATATACTCTTTCTTATATTGTCTTATTAAATTTCTTTCTTTTCCTGATCCACCTGTAGCCATTATAGTATTAGCAATTTGTTTTTTATCATCATTAACAATTATATAACCAAATCCTGAATTTTTAGATTTATGTCTTTCTCTATGCCTATTTAAGGTATCAATATATTTTTGTGATAAATAATATTTAGGTTCAACACTTTGTTCTAAAAGATCATTTAAATCACGATATATTCCTAAATCTCTATATTTAGGTAATTCATGGAATTTAAAATTTTGAGAAATATCCTCTTTCCTAAATCCCATTATAAATATTCTTGCTCTTCTTTGTGGTATTCCAAAATTATATGGTGTTCTAACTAAACTTTCACTTTTACCTATATAAAATTTTTTACCATTTTTATTTTCTATATTCACTCCAACAATTTTATAATCTAGTTCATCTAATGTTTGGGCAATTACTTGAAATGTTTTTCCTTTATCGTGTTTTAGTAACCCTTCGACATTTTCTAGCAAAAAAGCCTTTGGTCTAGTATTTTTTATTATTTAGGCAATATCAAAAAATAGTGTTCCTCTTGTAGTGTCTTCAAATCCTTCTTTAAGACCTGCTATTGAAAAAGCTTGACAAGGAAAACCTGCAAGTAATATATCGTAATCTGTATTTTTGACTTTATCTTTAAATTCTTTGCTCGTAACGTCGTTATATGGATTTTCTCCATAAATATATTCATAAGCTTGACAAGCATATTTATCTATTTCTGCTGATAAGACATTTTCAAAACGACCTGTTTTCTCAAAACCACGTCTTATCCCACCTATTCCTGCAAATAAATCTATAGTTTTATATTTTTTCAAATCTACTACATTCCCCTTTCATTAAAATACCTTATTATACTATAATTTTATAACAAATAAGTACCAATTTCAACTGTTTAACATAAATAATAAAAATTTATTAGATATTATATTTAAAAAGGAAAATTTCACAAAAATAGAAATTCTCCTAAAATATTTTATTTATTTTCTTTCATTATAGTATTCCAAGCTATTTTATGTTCTGCATTTATTTCTACATTATTTTGTATGTTATAAATATATCTTTATAAAAATACATATGTATTATCTAATAGTCTTAAATAATAATTTATTTTTGAAAATACTCTATTTATAATATAATGTGCTGAAACAATATGTAAAAAAAAGAGATACACGTGATATAATAGAATTTGACTAAAATATCAAAGTGCTATCTCATTATTTATTTTTTATTATTACTTCTTAATTCATGAACTATATGTAATTTAGGTTTTGCATCTTCCCCTATATTATACTCAGAATCCATAACTCTCATTATTTCTTTTATTAATACTTCAGCACCATTTTCATTAACATGAACTCTATCTTTTCTAAAATATTCAGGATGATCTTTAGATAAAGAATACCAATCAATAATTTTAATATCTTTGTATAAATCTTTTGCTTCTTTTAATTTCATATTTACACCTTTAGTCCATTTTCTAGGAACATTAATATTTATGAAAAAAAGATTGGCTTTATTGAATATTTCTCTAATTTTTTCTATTTCTTTTAATGTTATAGGTCCATTAGTTCCTAGCATAATTACAACATTTGAATCAGGGCTATTGTATTTTTTATATTTTTTTGATATATCTATAGCATCATGTAGAAATCTTCCAGTTTGTGCATCTACTTCAAGTATTGGTAAAACCTTTGCCCATGCATATGCAATATTTATTCCTAGTGAATCTCCTAACATCAACACCTTATTTATTTTCTTATCTTCTATTTGTGGTTTAACTTCTTTTTTAATATCCACATTTATTTTATCTACATTTAGATCAAGAGATTTAATTCCAACTTCTTTTTCATCAATTAACCTGTAACTCCATAGTTCTAAATCCATTCCAGCAATAGAAAGGACAGAAAATACAGATAATAAAAGAACTAATACAGCCATAACTGAATTTTCAAAATATTTTTTAAATCCATTTTTTCTTATAGGTTCTTCAATAAAATGAAAAGATAAAATAGAAATAAGAAATATAGCTGCTATTCTAATCATTACATTAGTAAGGTTAGGATTTAAGTATTCCTCATAAGGTGTTGTTAATGCAAATATAGCGTAGTGCCATATATATACACTATATGATAATTTACCTATATAATTAAAAAGTCCAAGTATTTTTGAATTTGAAAGAAATAATATGATAAATCCAAAAATAGTTGAATAAGCTAATATACCAAGATATTTGTATAAAAATATAGATTGTTCATCTATTATAGTCATAGTATATATTGATATTCCTAAAAGTATGAATCCTAAAATTCTCGTTAAAATAGGAATATTTTTTTTAGATAATTTTGATAGAGGTATAAATGTAGCAAATGTTCCACCTATACATAAAGCATAAATTCTAGTAATTAGTAAATAATATATTATTGATAAATTTTTGCTATCTTTTATATATAAAATATTTAAACATATTAGAGATATAAAAGATAGAGTTATTAGTATAGTTCTAATATGCTTTCTTCCAAAATTAGTTAAAAATATTAATGGAAATAAAAGATAAAATTTCATTTCTATTGCAAGCGACCATAAATGTTTTACAGGTGATGTAATAGAAAAATTATCAAAATAATTAGATTTACTGAGAACATAATGTAAATTTAAATTATATATTAAACTTTGTAATATGCTTATTTTTTCTTTAATTAGCCAGTTTCTATTAGTTAATGCTAATACTGTAGTTAGAATAAGTAACATAGAAAAAGAAACTGGAAATAATCTTTTAAAACGCTTATAATAAAATTCCTTTATATTTAAATTATCTTTATTTATTAATATTGATGTAATTAAGTATCCAGATAATACAAAGAATAAGTCAACACCTAAAAATCCACCAGGAAGGGTATTTGGAAAAAAATGATAAATAATAACCAAGATTACAGCAATTGCACGTAATCCATTAAGACCTTTTAATTCTTTCATTTGAAAACTCCTTATTTAATATAGATAAATATACCATAAAATAATATAGAATAGCAAGATGTTAAAATGCCTATTATTATTAAGATAGATATAATTTGATAAAAAATTATTTTGTCATATATGTATATACTGTAAAATGGCTTGACAAATACTCTTAAATTATGATATATTTACTTTAGTGTGGCGATATGGTCGAGGGGCTTAGGCAGAGGTCTGCAAAACCTTTTACATCAGTTCGAGTCTGATTATCGCCTCCATTTTTTTATACTTATATTTCTCTAGGAGGGTAATATGAAAATTTCTGTTTATTGTGGAGCAAATGTTGGTAATAATGAAAATTTTGCTTTATCAGCAAATAAATTAGGAAAATTGATAGCTAAAACAGGAAATATTTTAGTTTATGGTGCTGGAAAAATTGGACTTATGGGATTATTAGCTGAAGCTGCACTTTCTTTAGATTGTGAAGTTATAGGTGTTATGCCAGAATTTTTAACTCATGGAGAAAGAGTGCATAATGGTCTTTCTAAATTAACTATAGTAGAAACTATGGCTGAGAGAAAAAAGATATTATTTGAAAGTGATATGTATATAGCTCTTCCTGGTGGAGTAGGGACATTAGAAGAAATTAGCGAAGCTTATTCTGGTGTTAGATTAGGATTAAGTAAT
The genomic region above belongs to Streptobacillus moniliformis DSM 12112 and contains:
- a CDS encoding acyltransferase family protein, coding for MKELKGLNGLRAIAVILVIIYHFFPNTLPGGFLGVDLFFVLSGYLITSILINKDNLNIKEFYYKRFKRLFPVSFSMLLILTTVLALTNRNWLIKEKISILQSLIYNLNLHYVLSKSNYFDNFSITSPVKHLWSLAIEMKFYLLFPLIFLTNFGRKHIRTILITLSFISLICLNILYIKDSKNLSIIYYLLITRIYALCIGGTFATFIPLSKLSKKNIPILTRILGFILLGISIYTMTIIDEQSIFLYKYLGILAYSTIFGFIILFLSNSKILGLFNYIGKLSYSVYIWHYAIFALTTPYEEYLNPNLTNVMIRIAAIFLISILSFHFIEEPIRKNGFKKYFENSVMAVLVLLLSVFSVLSIAGMDLELWSYRLIDEKEVGIKSLDLNVDKINVDIKKEVKPQIEDKKINKVLMLGDSLGINIAYAWAKVLPILEVDAQTGRFLHDAIDISKKYKKYNSPDSNVVIMLGTNGPITLKEIEKIREIFNKANLFFININVPRKWTKGVNMKLKEAKDLYKDIKIIDWYSLSKDHPEYFRKDRVHVNENGAEVLIKEIMRVMDSEYNIGEDAKPKLHIVHELRSNNKK
- a CDS encoding LOG family protein, with the protein product MKISVYCGANVGNNENFALSANKLGKLIAKTGNILVYGAGKIGLMGLLAEAALSLDCEVIGVMPEFLTHGERVHNGLSKLTIVETMAERKKILFESDMYIALPGGVGTLEEISEAYSGVRLGLSNSRCVLLNIDGYYNEFIAYLDRMVENGFLSQKDRDILEVYNSVEQLGENL